A part of Larkinella insperata genomic DNA contains:
- a CDS encoding amidohydrolase family protein: MKKAGRGFRFRAVWLSAVGWLGVAATGYFPMADEFYSREDFSNVSKIDAHIHLSSADTTFIQQAVRDHFSLFTVNVDGKTYLEQRNLALAHVNQYPRRVAFATTFTVSNWNDPDWQPKTIADLKDSFARGALAVKVWKGIGMELRDKDGSFVMIDDPRFDPIFDFMAKNKIPLISHQGEPKNCWLPVSDMTVGSAKLYFTRNPQHHMFLHPEYPSYEKHMAARDRMIEKHPDLVVIGAHLASLEWSVDELAKRLDKYPNLAVDMASRIMYLQHQATTDWQKVRHFLIKYQDRILYATDRGNWEGVYDSNEALNRELHDTWVSDWTFLVTDQVMTHRHVVGEFRGLKLPRSVVDKIYRKNAERWIPGLAKLQ; encoded by the coding sequence ATGAAAAAGGCAGGGCGGGGTTTTCGGTTCCGGGCGGTTTGGCTGTCCGCAGTAGGGTGGCTGGGCGTTGCGGCAACGGGCTATTTTCCGATGGCCGACGAGTTCTATTCGCGGGAAGACTTCTCAAACGTGAGTAAAATTGACGCGCACATTCACCTGAGTTCGGCGGATACGACGTTCATTCAGCAGGCCGTGCGCGATCATTTCAGCCTGTTTACGGTCAACGTGGACGGCAAAACGTACCTCGAACAGCGAAACCTCGCCCTGGCCCATGTCAACCAGTATCCCAGGCGGGTGGCCTTCGCGACGACCTTTACCGTCAGCAACTGGAACGACCCCGACTGGCAGCCCAAAACCATTGCCGACCTGAAGGATTCGTTTGCCCGGGGCGCGCTGGCGGTGAAGGTCTGGAAAGGCATCGGCATGGAACTGCGGGACAAAGACGGCTCGTTTGTGATGATCGACGACCCGCGTTTTGATCCGATTTTCGACTTCATGGCGAAGAATAAAATACCGTTGATCAGCCACCAGGGCGAACCCAAAAACTGCTGGCTGCCCGTTTCGGACATGACGGTGGGGTCGGCCAAGCTGTATTTTACCCGCAACCCGCAGCATCACATGTTTCTGCACCCGGAGTATCCGTCGTACGAAAAACACATGGCCGCCCGCGACCGCATGATTGAAAAACATCCGGACCTGGTTGTGATCGGGGCGCACCTGGCAAGCCTGGAATGGAGCGTGGATGAGCTGGCCAAACGACTGGACAAGTACCCGAATCTGGCCGTGGATATGGCGTCGCGGATCATGTACCTCCAGCACCAGGCCACCACCGACTGGCAGAAGGTCCGCCATTTTCTGATCAAGTACCAGGACCGGATTCTTTACGCCACCGACCGGGGCAACTGGGAGGGCGTTTACGACAGCAACGAAGCCCTCAACCGCGAGCTGCACGACACCTGGGTCAGCGACTGGACGTTTCTGGTCACCGATCAGGTGATGACCCACCGGCACGTGGTTGGCGAATTTAGGGGCCTGAAATTGCCCCGGTCGGTCGTTGATAAAATCTACCGAAAAAATGCCGAACGCTGGATTCCGGGTTTAGCCAAACTCCAGTAG